GGAGCCGCCCACCGGGTCATAGGACATTACTTTCCAGCGCAAAAAGAATTGCTCGACAGCCAACTCGCTGCCTTTAAATCTGCTCGTCTTGCCAGTGGTCTGCAATTTCCCTCTGACATTGAGAAGGGACTGGAGATTGGACAAAAAATAGCTAAGAAATACATTGAATATGCCAAGGATGATCGCACAGACCGTCGCTGGAAAGGGAGGGTACCAAAATTAGATAGTCTCTGGTCAGGCAATCCCAGCCCTTGGGACCCTATGAAAAGGCAATGGAAGCCCCTTACCCTTGATCAACCCAATCAGTTCAGACCCAAACCGCCTCCTACGGACTGGTCTGTTGACATGGAAGAGCTTCGGGAATTTAATGCAAAACATCAAAGCAGTGAAATCGCCTGGAAGTGGAAAAGCGAGCCGGTCTGGGATCGACTGATCGAACGAAAGATTCTGGAATACAACCTGAACCCCTTTGAAGCTGCTTTTGCGAATGCTATTTTTCATACCGCACGCTACGATGCCATCATTGCCGCTTGGGATGGGAAATATCATTATTGGGGAATTCGACCGTTTCAGTACGACCTTTCTTTCAAACCTATTTTGATCGCCACCCCCAACTTCCCTGGTTATCCTGCCGGACATACAACCGTTGCTGGCTCCATCGCCAAAGTGTTGTCATTCCTGTTTCCCAGAGATAAATCGTTTTTTGATGGACTTGCGAAAGAGTGTTCAGAATCCCGTTTTGAAGGAGGGGTGCATTTTCGTACCGATAATGAAGTGGGATTGGAAGTAGGCGATAAAGTCGGGCAGTGGGTAATCAAGGCATTTACAGAATGAGGTAACTCAATGTAGGGGTTCCTTTTTATTGCAACGTTTGTGACATGGTTCAGTTTCTCTTTACAAAAAACAACTTGAATACTTTTGGGTAAGTAAAACTACAAAAATAACCTAATCCATAGAACTTCGTCTTTGAGCACTGTGCTTCTTCAAAAAATAGTTCTGTAGCTCTTGCTACGCAAAGATTTTTTTCATTGCTCAGTACACAAATACTGTTTTCTTTTGGATCACTTTATTTTTTACGTTTTACTAAGTATAACTTTTGTAGCACCGTTTT
The Microscilla marina ATCC 23134 genome window above contains:
- a CDS encoding vanadium-dependent haloperoxidase, producing the protein MDLSPKISTTLFLYMFCLIVMLFKPGIGYGQMTSSSLKSFKFKLQERFSPVNEKLLQDEISEIAVIQRQMEKENLWAIRYWNGAYPSYRWHQLLMQASQNHQGHKNGGRVVVMHLAIYDAMVEVWKHKKAHFQKAAYQYDSKVKRLGPKSDYSAFICEWSAVAGAAHRVIGHYFPAQKELLDSQLAAFKSARLASGLQFPSDIEKGLEIGQKIAKKYIEYAKDDRTDRRWKGRVPKLDSLWSGNPSPWDPMKRQWKPLTLDQPNQFRPKPPPTDWSVDMEELREFNAKHQSSEIAWKWKSEPVWDRLIERKILEYNLNPFEAAFANAIFHTARYDAIIAAWDGKYHYWGIRPFQYDLSFKPILIATPNFPGYPAGHTTVAGSIAKVLSFLFPRDKSFFDGLAKECSESRFEGGVHFRTDNEVGLEVGDKVGQWVIKAFTE